AATTAGCATCTTTTATTTAGTATTCCATTATTACTCAATGTCTGAGATTTCGGAAGCACAGATGATTGTTGAAATGTGATTTTTACTTCTACAGTGGGTTTTTACTCCTGTCAGTCTATTTTCTACTGATGCGAAATTATACATGGTTCTGAATAGGTACTTGTTAGAAATGTGCCACCAGATCCTGATGAATCAGTTGGTCAGCTTGTGGAGCACTTCTTCTTGGTCAACCATCCAGAATTCTATCTCAGCAGTCAGGTACCTACTGCTTATCTGTACTTGAATTCAAATTCAGATATTGAGATCAATTCGATTATACAAACTCTAGTTTAACTAAAAGTTTCTGTCATTTTTTAATTTGAGCCAACGAGCACGACGTGTCTGTATTGTGCGAAAATGGTTATATCTTGAtgatgatatattttttattcaaaCTCCATGCAGAATAATTTTTTTCTAGCTAAATCTTCAGTGTGGATTCTGTTGTGAATCTTATATTTTTTTTCCTAGTGAATTTGTACACATAATAAATGTTGTAGGTTTGTAGTTTCATTGGCTTTTAGCAGAACTTGACCCTATATGAACAAGTGTCTTTTTAGATAGGACACATGTTTTGTGGTGGTTTCTTCTTTGATGTGTTACTTATATTTTTTGGCCTGATAATCTGTATGCAGGTTGTATACAATGCCAACAAATTGTCAGGACTTGTTGATGataagaagaaaagaaaaaattggCTAGATTATTATCAACTGAAGTATACTAGAAATCCATCAAAAAAACCAACTATGAAGGTAAATAAACTGCTATAATGTGCTGTAATAAAATGATAGACAAAGTTATGCTTTCTTTCTTTTTTCCTTAACTCTCATTGCTAAGTGTATAATGACTCTCCTACAATGCAGACCAGATTACTTGGCCTTTGGGGAAAGAAAGTGGATGCAATTGGATATTATACATCCAAAATCGAAAAACTCTCTGAAGAAGTAAGAATTGAACTTGGAATATTGCACTTATCTCATTTTCTCGCTTACTTTTCTAGTGCCATTTGTATTTTTGCTACTCTAGttgtttttaattaattatatgtaATAGGAATTGAGTAGATTGGATTTTTATTAGGTGAAGCCTATCAACATCATTATCCAGTTTGCATCGATAGTTCACAAAATATATCTGCAACTCTGGCTGTTGGTGGTGAAATTTCATATCATTTAGGCTTAGAATCTAGAACTCAAAATAGTTATACTGGTAAATTAGTGGGAGCTTCAGCATATGAAAAGAAGCTTTAAGGGTTATGTTCCTCCAGATAATATTGAACAAACTGTTTACTTATTACAGCCTGTTAAATTATCTTTTTTAAAAACGAACTTTGGTTCTTAAAATAGAAGCATCTTTACTCGTGCTACCTTTGATCTTGATGGCTTTGGCTTACTGTCTTTTTTCGTATGATTTATAGATATTTGCagaaagaatgaaaatggccaaGGATCCAAAATTCATCATGCCAGCCGCATTTGTTTCATTCAAGACACGATGGGCTGCTGCTGTTTGTGCACAAACTCAGCAATCTAGGAATCCAACTGTCTGGTTAACTGAGTGGGCGCCTGAACCCCGTGATGTTTATTGGGATAACCTGGCAATTCCATTTGTATCTCTCACAATAAGAAgacttgttgtttctgttgcttTCTTCTTTCTTACTTTCTTCTTCATGATACCTATCGCACTTGTACAATCTCTTGCAAACCTTGAGGGAATAGAGAAAGCAGTGCCTTTTTTGAAGCCTGTGATTGAAGTGTAAGTTTCCTTTTCTTTCGTGTGACTACCCCCACATGTCTAAATTTCTATAAATGTACGGGTGGCTTGCCCAAGTTATACGATTCCCAGTCATGAAGATCATCGAGATTGTCTTCATTATATATAAATTGCATTCTTAGAAATCGATTTAGTAATGATCATTTATAATATGAAATATGGAAAAATAAATATGGCAAAATGAATATGATCATAATAATTTGACACGGTTAGGACTGTCTAGAAGAGTTCtacattttttaaaataattgctTCATACTTACCATGTTACGAGTTTTCATGTGTTTGTAAGTTTTTCTCCTGCTTACGAGAACCTTTGTTATGAATGCAGGAAAGCTGTAAAAGCATTCATTCAAGGTTTCCTTCCAGGGATTGCGTTGAAATTGTTTCTTATTTTTCTACCATCAATATTGATGCTGATGTCCAAATTTGAAGGCTTCAGCTCCATATCAAAGCTGGAAAGAAGATCAGCTAGTAGATTTTATGTTTTTCAATTTGTAAATGTTTTTCTTGGGAGCATAATAGCAGGAACCGCATTTCAACAGCTAAATAATTTTATCCACCAATCAGCAGATGAGTAAGTTAATTACAGATAATGCCTTAAATGTTTTGCAAGTACCAGTGTAATCTTGCTATGACCTATGACCTATGTTATGCACTCGGCTTCAAGTGTCACATGTCCAAATGTCAGAGTCAGACTCAACAATATTTTGAATTTTTGTTGCATGTTTTTGGCCCAAAACGAATCGTCGAGTGTATGACTTTGTTACTGGCCTACTGTAATTTTATCTGTGTACATAACATCCACTTTTTTTTATCTCACTTGTTTCtttatcataatcatattattttatttacCTACGACCTGATGAACTGTTGTGCAGAATCCCAAAAACTGTTGGAGTCTCTATCCCGATGAAAGCAACATTTTTTATTACTTACATAATGGTAGATGGATGGGCCGGAGTTGCAGGGGAAATTCTGAGATTGAAGCCACTGGTAATGTATCACTTGAAAAATTTCTTCTTAGTGAAAACTGTTAAGGATAGGAAAGAAGCCATGGATCCTGGAAGCATTGAATTTTATACGGGGGAGCCTCAAATACAGCTTTATTTCATCCTCGGTCTTGTCTATGCTGTTGTGAGCCCAATTATACTTCCCTTCATAATAGTATTCTTTGGCCTTGCATTCCTTGTACATCGCCATCAGGTACCTCTTAGACATCTTTTCTGCTACGTAAATTTCTTAGTATTATTATATTTGCTGAACAAGATATGTTTTGAATGGTACCTTATACATGTTTTTAATGAGAGAGTTTATCCTAAATGGGAAAAGAGTATTGCAAACAAATGCCTTTGCTGGCTTGCTTGGCCAACTGATTGAGAGGATAATTTTTATCGGATGATTAAAATTCTTGGGAATGCTTGAAAGGGAAAAATTACTTTTCATATAGTCTGTTGATATAAATGCAGTAATCAGGGAGACATGGACTAATCTATTTTCTACAAAAGATATTACACAGTGCATCAATTTATACCGAGCATTTTGTACACCTATATTTCTGATAATTAGAAATTTAAGAAGTATCTTCCTGTTTAGAAACATCATTGTCAAAAGATTTATGAAAGTCTTGTATAACTTGTGTTTTTTTCTTTGAACATATAGATTATAAATGTCTACAATCAGGAATATGAGAGTGCTGCAGCATTCTGGCCTGATGTCCATAGGCGTATTATAGTGGCATTAATCGTCTCACAGTTGCTTCTTCTGGGATTGTTGAGTACAAAAGAAGCCGCTCAGTCAACCCCATTGCTCATAGCACTCCCGGTACTGACAATTTGTTTTCATATATTCTGCAAAGGTCGTTATGAACCAGCTTTTCTCAGATATCCGTTACAGGTTTGAAATTTTCATTCTTTTATTCTAGTTTTTTCTATTTCACTTTTATGATTTTGAGCTTCGCTTTGTTCTATTCTGCTAGATTTTAACATATGTATAACATGTACTCCAATATTTGCAAAGATGATAGTAACAGAATATTgcaatattttctttaattagTTTTCCTAGATCATTCTTTCGGCTCCTTTAGCATACACAAATATGATTAGTTTGACTATAATACCTTCAAAGAGCACTTTGAGATTTAACTCAAATTTGTATGGGACTGTTCAGGAAGCGAAGATGAAGGATACATTGGAACGTACACGGGAGCCAAACCTGAACTTAAAGGAATACCTTCAAAGAGCTTACATCCACCCGGTCTTCAAGAATGGAGATGACAGTGATTGTGATGCAGATGCTGAAGAATGGGAGTTAAAGACTACTCTTGTTCCCACTAAACGGACTTCACGCAAAAATACTCCGGTCCCTAGCATAAAAAGCTCAGGCTCTACTGGACCCTTATTAACTGATGTTCAGGGAATCGCAAATCCATAAACCAGTAAAATGTAAACCTAAATTACTTAGTAATCAACGAGGTTTTAGAATACTAGTTGCAGAAACAATGTAGATGTACAGTAGTAGATTACAGCAACTTGACTACATAGATAGGCAGGCATAACGAAATTTCATGATCTGACAAGTTGTATAGTCAGTTTGGTTGATCTTCTGTCAGCTATGAAAAATGTGGAGAAGAGAATGTTGGAATAGCAGTAATGGCTAGTACAAAATGTAGTTCTTGCTTATTCCTCATTGCATTGAGTGACAATAATTTCTGCAGAAGCATATTGATGGGATATTTGAAGCATTACTAGTGTTATTCTGGCACTTTAAACCTATTTTATTAGCTTAGTTGTTTCCAGCAAAATTGCTTTGGAGGAGTATCAGAACTTTGTTTTTTAGCTAGCAGCTTCAGACCAATCTTGCAGATGGCTAAATGTGCTCCAAAATTTACTGATTATAACATTCTGTTTTTAATAACAGGCCAGTGTCCGAACCAATTTACGCGAACCTCGATTCCGGTAATTCTGTAGAGAGTTAATACACATCGCACCTGTTAGTATAGACTAATTCTGATTGTTATGGACTTggattctaattgatatggactTGGTTTTTGTACGCGGGATATTAACCCGTGAATTGATACGATTCTGATTAATATGAACTTGGCTTAGTAGGACATTGGTCCGACAAAATCTAAAATAATGACCCAAAATATCATTTTTTACTGGATCTAAATTATCAGTTAAACACGCAATTATATCACTTGAGAGCTAATTTTTGCTTGCCCGAAATTTGCTAGAACCAGGCCTGTAAACAAATCGAGTTGTTCGTTAAACTCGTCCGGTTCGTTCGAGTTCTCGAATTCCAATAACATTTCTTTTCTGATAAACTTAACGAATTGAACCGAACTTTTAAGGTGTTCGACTCGAGTTCGGTTCGTGTTCGATTCGAGTTTGGTTCATTCGTTAAGCTCGAGTTCGGTTCGAaaaaatagtatatttataatgttatatgtattattagtgatatatattaaatatattttataattattgcaaataaatattttatttgtaaaaaatatataattaatagtttgatacaattttttacataaaataatttttaaaaatatttttttaaaaaaatacaaatgATGTTCACGTCATGTTCGTGTTCGGTTCGATATGTTCGCGAACAGTTCGTGTTCGGTTCGAATATTACCGTACTCGAGTTCGGGCAAGAAATTTTGTCCAATAAAATTATCGAACAGTGTTCGGTTCGTTAAGATTTTGTCCGAGTTTGTTAAAATTTCGTCCGAGTTCGGTTCGTTTACGGCTCTATCTAGAACATATTTAATTTGTAAAAGTTTGACCtcaacaaaattcaaatatatttaaaataataataatatattatcagaaaaattcaaaaaagatctaaatttctttaaaaaaaattgacATGAACCAATTTTAAGAAAATTCTATTCGATCGGATTAAAAAATAATCCAAAATTTAATTAATCTATCACAAAACTGGGCTTCTGTGAACCTTTGGGCCGACCACCAATATGATTTAGAAACGGTCCATCTATCTTACCCAGCCCACACCGCTCTGAAATTCAAATATAAAGGAGGGAAAAcacaaaattaaaaattcatcAATTATATATCTCTCTCCTCCAATCTCATTTTCCCCCAAATttgtatcgagagagagagagagagcgagagagatagagagagagagagagattagaaagagagagagagagcgagagagagagagagagagacgaaaTGGCTGAAAACGTGAGCCCTAATCCAAAGCAGAGAGCTCAGCTTCTCTCTCCTTCAAGTCCTTTCTTCTTAGCCTCAAACGATGACAAACTTGAACGCGCTCAAGCACGCGCCGCCGCACGTGCCGCTGCTACTCGTCGCAAAGCAACCGCTGCTGCCGCCGCCGCTCCTGAATCCACTCCGTGTCTC
The sequence above is drawn from the Apium graveolens cultivar Ventura chromosome 2, ASM990537v1, whole genome shotgun sequence genome and encodes:
- the LOC141705500 gene encoding CSC1-like protein At3g21620, encoding MATLSDIGVAASINILSALAFFLAFSVLRIQPFNDRVYFPKWYLKGLRNDPLNSGALSQKFVNLDWRSYLSFLNWMPAALKMPEPELIDHAGLDSVVYLRIYWTGIKIFVPIAIGAFSILVPVNWTNRTLEHSNLTYSTIDKLSISNIPTGSNRFWTHLVMAYVFTLWTCYVLKQEYEIVASMRLHFLAAEQRRPDQFTVLVRNVPPDPDESVGQLVEHFFLVNHPEFYLSSQVVYNANKLSGLVDDKKKRKNWLDYYQLKYTRNPSKKPTMKTRLLGLWGKKVDAIGYYTSKIEKLSEEIFAERMKMAKDPKFIMPAAFVSFKTRWAAAVCAQTQQSRNPTVWLTEWAPEPRDVYWDNLAIPFVSLTIRRLVVSVAFFFLTFFFMIPIALVQSLANLEGIEKAVPFLKPVIEVKAVKAFIQGFLPGIALKLFLIFLPSILMLMSKFEGFSSISKLERRSASRFYVFQFVNVFLGSIIAGTAFQQLNNFIHQSADEIPKTVGVSIPMKATFFITYIMVDGWAGVAGEILRLKPLVMYHLKNFFLVKTVKDRKEAMDPGSIEFYTGEPQIQLYFILGLVYAVVSPIILPFIIVFFGLAFLVHRHQIINVYNQEYESAAAFWPDVHRRIIVALIVSQLLLLGLLSTKEAAQSTPLLIALPVLTICFHIFCKGRYEPAFLRYPLQEAKMKDTLERTREPNLNLKEYLQRAYIHPVFKNGDDSDCDADAEEWELKTTLVPTKRTSRKNTPVPSIKSSGSTGPLLTDVQGIANP